In Propionispora vibrioides, the sequence CCTTTAGCCAGGATAATGGCCCCCAGCATGGCGGCCAGGAGCAAGACGGCCGCCGCCTCAAAGGCCAGCATGTAGTCGCCCAGCATCAGTGTGGCCAAGAGGGGCACCGCGTTTAGGGCAGCGGCAGCGGCACTGTGCTTCCAGGGCGTAGCCGTCACCAGCACCAGCAGCATACCGGTAAACAGTACGCTGACCACGGCGGCGCTCCAGCGCAGCCGGCCCGGCGGGTTGCTGTCCTGCATGTCGCCGCGCACGGTCAGCATAATACCGATAACCACCATGATTGCCACGG encodes:
- a CDS encoding NADH-quinone oxidoreductase subunit J family protein; protein product: MQDLTYTAAFYLLSLLTLGAGLGVVVKRNLVHSALLLALSFIGVAGLYILLQAEYLAAVQILVYSGAVAIMVVIGIMLTVRGDMQDSNPPGRLRWSAAVVSVLFTGMLLVLVTATPWKHSAAAAALNAVPLLATLMLGDYMLAFEAAAVLLLAAMLGAIILAKGADER